The Canis lupus familiaris isolate Mischka breed German Shepherd chromosome X, alternate assembly UU_Cfam_GSD_1.0, whole genome shotgun sequence genome has a segment encoding these proteins:
- the LOC119868262 gene encoding translation initiation factor IF-2-like produces the protein MLCNWTSHALLLVVVHCGVAAWEKASKGQVPVGKRSLETSSLFLPHRAHPQASGCSSIPPRAPPPALGPATQRCAEPSGPEARSRSASSATPHPPGATARANKIRGSASRRGGKSWSPFEASGDTRRPPSPRRTRRRSPFPVASTLPRRGAGPRGSAALPLPFRAAAGSESAPQPSGGGVRPAVRSPSGSRRSAPAARARRQLPGWVSGARGRLFPAPRAYLPIPADGLAAGALRHSLSPLPRAASLPLPAGWAPPPPLRDRSAARSPAALRGVARPALGGGEAGRGGWARRWGAGGAPREEGVSDWRGWPKPGGELGQGGGENPARGLGGPPTPAAPLDSLDRATLGCPACVRRAPGRPSTSNHPPHL, from the exons ATGCTGTGCAACTGGACCTCTCATGCACTGCTGCTGGTGGTAGTGCACTGCGGTGTGGCCGCTTGGGAAAA GGCCTCGAAAGGGCAAGTCCCTGTTGGAAAGCGGTCACTCGAGAcctccagcctcttccttccccaccGTGCTCACCCCCAGGCCTCGGGCTGTAGCTCCatcccgccgcgcgccccgccacctgctctgggtcccgccACACAGCGCTGCGCGGAGCCGTCGGGTCCCGAGGCGCGTTCGCGCTCCGCTAGCTCCGCCACACCCCACCCGCCCGGGGCG ACCGCCCGCGCGAACAAGATCCGTGGCTCCGCTTCCCGGAGGGGCGGGAAGAGTTGGAGCCCGTTTGAGGCTTCTGGAGACACACGCCGGCCCCCTAGCCCTCGGAGAACGCGTCGCCGGAGCCCCTTTCCCGTGGCGAGCACTCTCCCACGTCGGGGGGCCGGGCCCCGGGGCTCGGCCGCTCTGCCCCTGCCTTTCAGGGCGGCCGCGGGCTCCGAGTCGGCGCCGCAGCCGAGCGGAGGGGGCGTTCGCCCCGCTGTCCGGTCGCCCTCCGGGTCCAGGCGCtccgccccggccgcccgcgcccgTCGCCAGCTCCCGGGCTGGGTCTCAGGAGCCCGCGGGCGACTCTTCCCTGCGCCGCGCGCTTACCTGCCGATCCCGGCAGACGGACTGGCTGCGGGCGCCCTCCGACACTCCTTGTCCCCTCTCCCCCGAGCCGCGTCCCTCCCTCTTCCCGCCGGCTgggcgccgcccccgccgctccGGGACCGCTCGGCCGCCCGCTCTCCAGCTGCCCTGCGCGGCGTGGCGCGTCCGGCGCTCGGCGGCGGCGAGGCTGGGCGCGGAGGCTGGGCGCGGAGGTGGGGAGCGGGCGGGGCGCCGAGGGAGGAGGGTGTGAGCGACTGGCGCGGCTGGCCGAAGCCCGGCGGGGAGCtcgggcaggggggcggggaaAATCCGGCCCGCGGGCTGggcggcccccccacccccgcggcgCCCCTGGACTCCCTGGACCGCGCGACCCTCGGATGCCCCGCGTGCGTTCGGCGCGCTCCTGGGAGACCCTCAACCTCCAACCACCCCCCTCACCTTTAG